ggcagccctgtttagggaggcttttaatgtttaatggattattttatttcatttttctgttggaggccgcccagagtggctggggaaacccagccagatgggcggggtataaataataaattattattattattattattattattattattattattattatgactgtaCTTGAAAAGCTCCTAGTTACCagattaccgggggggggggggggggggataaatcccTGCAACGTGAGGGGCTTTTTTCACCTTCAAATGGAAAAGGGTCTGATATACTGTGCTTTGACTTCCACCCCAGCCCCAGAGCAAACTCGGTCATTGCAATAAGATCCCTTTGCTGTAACGTGCGCTATGATTCTCTTGGATTCAAAATTAATAATTCTGCTACACTGgcttaataaaatttaaaaggagCCAGGGCTTCCAAGACTCATATAATCAATTAGTGTTTGCTATGCAGATATAAGAGTTCAGATGTTAATGGGCGCTCTGGGCCAGACCCATGAGACAATAAAAGCCCACAGAAGAGACTCCCAAGCAACTTCAAAGGAAGCATTCCCTGAATTGATTTTCATTGCCATTCCACGTCCTCCTTCAACTCTCCCTGGACTTGTGCTAAGTGAAGCAAAAATAGGAATTAATAAAAttacctccacccccccccccaaaaaaaagattccagGAAAATACAGAAGTTGGGAAGCCAATGTTTCTATGATCTGCAGCTGAGCTATTCAGACTTTTCCGCAAATTGAAAAGGCATGCCTTAATTCTGTTTTTCAATAGAATAATCACGTATACTCTGCTCTccaagcatccttaacaaactatagctcccagaattgtTTTAagcagtatgatactgctttgaatgtgctgTGCAGGTGGGATCTTTGCTTCAGGGCTCACCTCTTCTATATTATGTTAGTTCTGCCCAATGCCCTTATAGTGCCACCTTCCATTTCTTGCAATGACAGTTGGGGGACTCAAATCAACCCCCAGTTATCCAGGGGGTGAGTCTTCCCTCCTTCCTGCGCACATGTCTGTTATGCTTTTCCGAAACTGGGTGCAAGCCAAGAGTTGATATCTAGGACTACTCATATTGTGATCCAGTGGGCCCACAATAGCCATATGTTATTTTCTGCCATTTCTATTCATAGCGTTTTATAATTCCGGGGGGACAGGACGGGACGTACACTCAAAACCAAGGTTTAAGTGGTTTCATGGAACACTCACCAACCCGTCAGATTAGAAACTATTCCCAGAAGATAAATACTgtaaacaaatacacacacacacacacacacgttttccgCCCCCATAATGCTAGTTTGGCTAGCATTAAGAAAAAGCTGTCTTAAGATGCTCCTCCACTTTTAATGAATTTCAAGGAAACCTCAACTTAGCTTTacgggttttttctttctttcgcatTTCAGACTAGCAACATTGCCCAGGACCCACGGTAAAGACACGCTTTCATTGACTCTGGGCATTAGCACGCAGCCACAAATGTTCATGAAATTCAGAACCGCCACAAGGTGGTGCCCGCTCTCTTTGCTACAAACAGAAATTGGGAAAAGTTGCCTATTCTCGGGCCTTGTATTGCTCCTGCATAAAAAACCTCCCTTGGAATAATCGGAAAAGCTACCCCACCTCAGTGCTTCATGGGGAGCTGCTCACGATGCCTTTTAAGAATTTGTCTCATGCGGTAAAACTAGAGCATCTATTCCagtgggacataggaagctgccttattataCAGCTAAAGATCTGGGGTAGCAGAGCTTGGGGATGCAAGGGCACCCAATAACTGGTGGAGTATGCCaggaattaataaatggtagaattGAGATAATATTCGGAGTATTGAAAGGAAGACGGCAGACCTCAGATTTAAAACAGAGGCTGAGCCAATTCTGCTGTTTGGGAGATCAGTGATAGCAATGCCATTAAGAACAGGAGGAGAACTAAGTACCGGGGCCGTTAAAGAACAATTTACCAGGCAGGTGCTGCTGCCTGTTAGTCAACAGAAGAAACGGCAGCTGGGGGAGAGAGGTCACACAGGGAAAATGTGCCCTCTTTGAAAAAcagaggggagaggagacagGTGGGAAGGAGTGGCTTGCAGCAAGCAtccttgggaaggaggaaggtggaGCCAGGAGCCCCCAGGTGGAACCACCTTGGCAGGCTGGGACACAGAGAGAGCATGTAGGATGCCTTCGACTCCCAGCGTTGCACCGCTGTGgcaaacaagcccctcttgagatgccACGCCCTGAACTCTCTCCAAAGGTGACCCAGGTGCAAATATGTGTGCAATAAACCCTACTTCTTAAAAGACACTAGTCTCCGCTGTGCCTTGAtttcccaatggaaacacaacCCAGGGGATGCCCTGGAATCTTGCTCCCACTTGGCGAAGATTGGGGGAGGGACGCCACTTCCGTAACAAGGCTGGGTCAGACTAGTTTAGTCTACATTTGCCATCaatggctctctgggatttcagacagacTTCTCTACTAGTGATACCTGCAGCTGCCCGAGATCGAAcctgggacttctgcatgcaaagcagctgatcTACCGATGAATAGACTGGACTACTACATCTATTTGCATTTGGGAAAGAAAGTAAGAAGTTCTCCTGGAAGTTCACCAGCTTTTcagtgcaattcccccccccccccatatacaatTTGTGTATGCAGCTGTGCCTagcacacacatttctgcaaagcaatttatttgtttaaatcctGCTCTTCAGTGAGCATTTTCAACCCTAGAgctggaaacaaaaacaaaaaaaaaagagaaattttGATGGGAGAATTTCATAAGCATCTTGGACTCAACTGATTTGTACATGCATAGGAATAATGCTTGCTGGCCTCTTCAAAAAGCCTTCTTGCTGCTCTCGTTTGAGAAATCATGGTTTGCCCGCTGCAAAGATTTCAAGCTAGGTATTCATTTGGAACCAATGAGCCAGATTAACAATATATTTGGGGCAGCAGTTTCTTAAGTGAAAACGATGCCAAGCCTAATTCTCCGTTGATTtcaaagaacttttttttttaagaggtaaTGGGACTTACTTAAATCACCCTTTCTGGCCACAGACGTGTTACAGTGCGGACACTGGTATTTTGGCACATTTTCCTCGTGTTTGTGCAACATGTGGAACTTCAGAGTTCCAGCCTGAGTGAACCTGGCCTTGCAAATCTGACACTCAAAGGGTTTTTCACCTGGGAGGAAAAAGATGGAAGATGTGAATTAGCAAGCAGAATGTCACAGCTGAAAACTGCGGTGATGTTTTACACAAacaattcttcttttttgttttactcCTAATTTTACTGCTGTTGTAAATGTCAGGTGTGTATTTCTCCTCTATAGCATCTTTAACATGTATTAATTCCATTGGGATTTCAAGGTTTCTGGTTTCTCTGCTTGATTCATCCCACGCTAATCGCACAGAAGGGGAAcatgtgccacataatactcgCAACACGtcacagaatcagagttggaaggggccacaagggtcatttaatccaacaccctgcaatgcaggagtcttttgcccaacaaggggctcgaacccatgactctgtgattaagagtctcatgctccagcAACCAAGCTATCCAACATAATAAGTGGTATATAAGTttcatcaattaattaattaattaagtaagtaagtaaaacttagCTAAATGCCACCCATTGGAATGAATTTACCCAACGAGAGTTTTAAATTCAGGATGCAAGCTTCTAGGTCACGCAGAACCCTTCCTCAACTTAATGTTGAAGAGAAAACAACGGTTTCTGTGCAGATTGTGGATGTCACCCAGCTAACTCATACCTGCAGACTTCACCTGCAGTTGAGTGTGATTTGGAGCCAACACATATCTAGGAAATAAACAGGACATGTTGGTAGGGTCTGAAGTTAAGCCTTAGTGTTCCACCAGCTACGCTGATAACTCCGTCTTGTTTTTCATTGGCCCTGAGTTGACGTCTATCCTGTTGGCACCGAGCACCTGAGTTTGCTATCAGCGGGAACGAAGACAGTTCTGTATACTTCCCCTCCAACTGTTCCCCAGGGAGTTTCTTGCCCTGCCCTCCTTCTACGGCCCAACACTGTCTAAGACTCTAAGCTCATAGGCATCGCTCCCCTCCTTCAGTGAAATATTTCCATGACAACTGTCGCATTCCTAATTCTTACCGGAGTGAGTGACCATATGCCTCTTCAGCTTGTAAGTGTCCCTGCTTGCATAGGTGCAGAGGGTGCAGTTGTACGGGCGCTCTCCTGTATGCGAGCGAATGTGACGCTTCAACTTGCTGGCCTGTGGTTACggatggaaagaaattaaaaagcaCGATAGTGCCTGGCACCCTGCCAAAATAACTCatcacttcaaaaaaaaaaattaagtttgcTACTACAAGTGTTATAAATGTCAGTGAACGCCATCATGACAAATGGTTGGAAAttccaaacttttttaaaaaaacccattaggTTTCATTTTCCCGAGCTGAGAGTAAACTGGTGGAACTCACCACTTCACACTACAGAATGATAACCCGGCTGGTTTTGTATCTGTTTTTATGACTGCATGTTATTGCCAAATGAATTGAATTAAGTTATTTCTCCAGATAGttctggggaatctgtggcctttcaAATCTTGCTGGacctcccatcgtccctgatcgctgcctatgctggctggggccaaggGGAAGTAAAATCCATACGTTTtttggtacagtcgtacctcggaagtcgaacagaatccgttctggaacgTCCGAgttccaaagcgcggcttctgattggctgcaggaagctcctgcagcccatcggaagccgtggaagccccgtcggacgttcagcttccaaaagaacattcgaaaacccgaacactcacttccggttttcgactGTTTGGGAGCTGGAACGTTTGACTgccaaggcgtttgggagccgaggtacgactgtatacgcATAGATGAACCAACGACCGACTCCCTATGAATCAGCACCCTCTGTTCCTATTGCATTCTTATTTTGCGTTGCCTTGTTGGCTGTTCCCACCGGCCCACAAAGCTTCAGCGGAAGCGTAGCCAAGTAAATGCTGCAAACGAATAGCAAACGTCGCAGACGAAGGAATAAAAGTGAGCGCGCACATTGCAAGTGGCAGGTGCTTCTCTCAGAGAGCGTCCTTCCCTctgaaaagcaaaacagaaacccgTCCTCTTTACCCAGCCATGCGCCAAGTACGGCACTCGAAGCGATTCTACTGCAAGCGCCGCACTTACCTCCACACTACAATAGTTGCAGAACGAGCACTTGAAGGGCTTCTCGAGGGTGTGCTTGTACCGCCTGTGCCGCGAAAGCTCGCCACTGGTCACGAAGGCCATGTCGCATTCGCTGCACTTGTATGGCTTAGTCCCTGTTGGGAGAAACCAGACGTGAGGAGGGGGCGCTATGGGTGGCTGCTAGCCGAGGTGGCTACTGgcctactgcaatgcactctctaCGCGGGGCTAACATTTGAAGGCGGCTCGGAAACCGCAACTACTAATCccgaatgtggcagctagactggtgaccaggAGCAGCTGCCCAGAACCGTATcgcaccagtcctgaaagatctatgTTGGCTCCCAGTTTGGCTCCCAATTTGTCAGAAGCCACGCGTGCCAATCCGTACCTGTGTGCGTGTTCACGTGGTTGCGCAAGAGGGAGACGGTCCGGAAAGCCTTAAGGCACAAGTGGCAGAGGTGGGGCTTTTCCTCGGAGTGCTTTTTCACGTGGCGATGGAGGCCTGACGTGCTGAAACAGGCAAACGTGCAGAAACTGCAACGGTGCAGCGCATCCCCTAGGAGAACGCAGCTGGTTTCAGGTCAAAGAAGCCACAGGCAGAAGTTAAAACCATCTTTCCCCCCCATCACGACTCAATCCGCAAAGGCCGTTGCCTCTTTCTGGGGCGGCCTTTCCGTGAGTCAGCCTGCAAATATTTCCTGGTGGCCTGGATGAGCTGAGCAAATTTGTCCTCTTCACCCGTGATTCATGCCCCACACAAACAATCTTTCACTAGCTCCGAGTTTACCAAGGACGTTCCCTCTGCTTGCATGCACAAAAGGTAAGCCCAAACAGGATAAAAGTAGTgaactttccccttcctccaccgTTAACTTCTTTTTGCCTTAATAACAAGCACTATGGAAACAACAAACCGCTGAGGGCACATGTTATGAACTGAGAAAGCAGGTTGGCAGGCACTTTTAATACGGCCACCCTCCCCTCCGTGTGAATCCTGCATTCCCCTTACCATGAGAACAGCCCTGGTAGATCAGCCTAAAGGTCTATTCAGTTCCAGCCTCCTCTTTggacatcccatcagatgtcaaagagaaaaacagctaccagatttttagaagacatccatagctgccaagttttcccttttctcgcgaggaagcctattcagcataagagaaaaacccttaaaataagggataacttggcagctatggacatctgaaggcagccctctttagggaggcttttaatgtttaattgattagtttatttcatttttctgttggaagctgcccagagtggctggggaaacccagccagatgggcggggtataaataataatttattattattattattattattattattattatttggagaaCCAGATGTCTCTGAGAAGCCCACAGTCAGGGCACTGTTACTCACCAGGGACTGGCATTCAAACAGGTGCTCCCTCTGGTTCTGCAGCTAATatgaaacccccctccccccagctggaGTCCCACTGACCTGTTGTCTTGACTaacaccagccactctgggcggcttccgacgtATATAAATGGAAAACCAAACATGAaaaaagcttccctgtacagggctgccttcagaagtcagCTAAAGgctgtctagttacttatctccttggctcggggtttGCATAAgcccatgccctccaacatctcttctatgaaaatagggatgtcctaagggaaagcaggacaccctgggatcaaatcaggaaccggacggcttctgtaaatctgggactgtccttggaaaacagggacacttggaggggctgagGTACTAGGCATGAATGAATAACTATGCATAAGTAAAGAATGAACACCAAACTAACGACATCCCCCCAAAGGTGCCCAAGTACCTGTCCAACTGGATCTGAACAAATGTCCACCTACCCCAAGTTCCTAACAAGTCGTCCAAACAGCAGGCACCATCAAAGAACCAGAAGTCCTTACAACAATCTGTATTTACACAGGAAGTACAATATACACTGCAGCGCAGGCGACTCCGCGACTCCTTACCTTCTTCCCCGTGGACTCGGTTGTCGTGGGCTTTCATGGTCACAACAGGACGCTGTTCCTTGTTCCGGTCCTTGTTTTCAGAGCTGTGGCACAGGGAGGCACCTGCTTTCCTTCTGCCGCTCAGAGGTTTCGCCTCCTCCATCGCAAGGGAACGGCCGATTCTGTCTTCCTCGGCTACAAAGACCTGCTGGTCCTTACCACCAGCTGCAATTGTATATTTACTTCTATCCATCTGCTTTTAAGACAGAATGGAGAAAGAGCATTAATTCCAAAATGTGACGAATCGTaggcacacagcacacagctccAGACGGATGAttcgcttctcggccttttggccaAGATCAAGCATAGTGTGCAGACTGATGATTCCAGCCCAGGCAAAAATTTGCGGATAGCGTTGGAACTCTTCTTAAGTCACAACTCCTAACTCTGAGCACTGCCTGGCAAGGCTTAATACAGCAGTGGAGCTTCTGTTacacttgcagctgctgctgggcaTGCCGACcagggcagcaggcaggcaggcagattgcTGCACCAGCACATGACAGCAGTGGGGACAACTTGAGATCCAATGGGTTTTAGGCTGGATGCAAAGCACAGTAGCAAGACTAAGTGTACCTAAAGGTTGCCAATCAACATAGCTCAGCGTTgccccatttttaaaaggaaataattttaGGAAATATTCTAGAGGAACTTTATTTAAACCACCTCCCtcccaagtaataataataataataataatacccagcccatctggctgggtttctccagcgactctgggtggcttccaacaaaatattattaataataatgaaaagcgataaaacatcaaacattaaaagcttccctaaacagggctgccttcagatgtcttctaaaagtcagatagatgtttatttccttgatatctgatgggagggcgttccacagggtgggtgccactgccgagaaggccctctgcctggttccctgtaacctcacttctcacaccTACTATTGGTTTCAGTTTTGCTTGATTTAAATCAACCCGCCCTGAAAAGAAAGCCAGTGCAATCCCATTTGCTTCCAAAAGGTCTGAAGCATATTTATAGCCAAGTTCTTACCAACTGCACATGAAACCGAAGGGCGTCCGGGGTCTTCTCCG
The genomic region above belongs to Zootoca vivipara chromosome 7, rZooViv1.1, whole genome shotgun sequence and contains:
- the CTCFL gene encoding transcriptional repressor CTCFL encodes the protein MAFVTSGELSRHRRYKHTLEKPFKCSFCNYCSVEASKLKRHIRSHTGERPYNCTLCTYASRDTYKLKRHMVTHSGEKPFECQICKARFTQAGTLKFHMLHKHEENVPKYQCPHCNTSVARKGDLRIHLRNLHSYIEVPLKCSYCENVFHERYAFRQHKKTHTNEKRFRCDVCSYACKQQRHMVIHKRTHTGEKPFVCISCSKRFRQKQLMMVHFKKYHDSSFQPRVYKCPKCDKGYSRWVS